Proteins from a genomic interval of Nitrospina gracilis Nb-211:
- a CDS encoding Arm DNA-binding domain-containing protein: MALASTAVKNAKPSAKTLRLYDERGLYLEISPNGGKWWRFEKRPCIFFKVQGLFVP; encoded by the coding sequence ATGGCTCTTGCCAGCACTGCCGTCAAAAACGCCAAGCCCTCCGCGAAAACCCTCCGCCTTTACGATGAACGTGGCCTGTATCTTGAAATTTCCCCGAATGGCGGGAAGTGGTGGCGATTTGAGAAAAGGCCCTGCATCTTTTTCAAGGTGCAGGGCCTTTTTGTTCCGTGA
- a CDS encoding c-type heme family protein has product MRTPTRILLLLCILSWAWMAPVIETSAEDSVPLDGVPPDRVAHYLHSVIEGSRTIYSQYLVERLKETVGLDATENWEEDNTLPLPAQFLAMTSEHVRSQNLGLSYKLMSLWPINPKNGPASLLEKKGLQDVLASPDDPFVWIEENKNSLSYNTIFADKAVTRQCAACHNNHPESPKKDFKLGDVLGGIHIQFPIHRRTEGGKTDHYVLPEMAADYIHAILEADRTIYAQYVVHRLEKKKVNYASANWWENNALLLPAQFLLNASELIKTLRLNFDYRLISLWPINPNNRPANEFERTGLKFMSESPHHPVKGIMRSGNQKYFQAIYPDRAVTTSCVKCHNAHPDSPKNNFLLNQVMGGIVVSFPLDREEGLVSFTPGE; this is encoded by the coding sequence ATGCGAACTCCAACTCGAATTCTGCTGCTTCTTTGCATACTTTCATGGGCATGGATGGCCCCTGTTATTGAAACCTCCGCCGAGGACAGTGTACCTCTCGACGGAGTGCCCCCGGACCGGGTGGCACACTACCTTCATTCAGTTATTGAAGGAAGTCGAACCATCTATTCCCAATACCTGGTCGAGCGCCTCAAGGAAACCGTTGGACTGGATGCGACGGAAAATTGGGAGGAGGACAATACCCTGCCCCTGCCTGCTCAGTTTTTGGCGATGACGTCGGAACATGTGCGGTCTCAAAACCTGGGCTTGAGCTACAAGCTGATGAGCCTGTGGCCCATCAACCCGAAGAATGGTCCTGCTAGCCTCCTTGAGAAAAAAGGACTGCAGGACGTTCTCGCATCCCCGGACGACCCCTTTGTCTGGATTGAAGAAAATAAAAACAGCCTCTCTTACAACACGATCTTTGCAGACAAGGCCGTGACCCGCCAGTGTGCCGCCTGTCACAACAATCACCCTGAAAGTCCCAAAAAAGATTTCAAACTGGGGGATGTTTTGGGAGGCATCCACATTCAATTTCCCATCCATCGCAGGACGGAGGGTGGAAAGACCGACCATTATGTTTTACCTGAAATGGCGGCCGACTACATCCACGCCATTTTGGAAGCCGACCGCACAATCTATGCTCAATATGTGGTTCATCGTCTGGAAAAAAAGAAGGTCAATTATGCATCGGCAAACTGGTGGGAAAACAACGCACTGCTCCTTCCGGCCCAGTTTCTGCTCAATGCGTCGGAGTTGATCAAAACACTTCGGCTGAACTTTGATTACCGACTGATCAGTTTGTGGCCCATCAATCCCAATAACAGGCCGGCCAATGAGTTTGAACGGACCGGATTAAAGTTTATGTCGGAATCGCCGCACCATCCGGTCAAAGGCATCATGCGGTCCGGCAACCAGAAATATTTTCAGGCGATTTATCCGGACCGGGCGGTCACGACTTCCTGCGTGAAATGCCACAACGCCCACCCAGATAGCCCCAAGAACAATTTTCTGCTGAACCAGGTGATGGGAGGCATTGTGGTGAGCTTTCCTCTGGACAGGGAGGAGGGACTGGTGTCATTCACCCCGGGGGAATAG
- a CDS encoding response regulator has protein sequence MSIIDDCAGTHGKILIIEDDPDIREVLRIQLEQANYKVIDAENGEEGIDLMKKGSNLLQVGLIITDIRMPKINGVETIEYIKANAPSIPIMVITGYPDTDLAVDLLQKGVKDFLAKPVGKEILLNKVAKILSSPQEFKYA, from the coding sequence ATGTCTATCATAGATGACTGCGCAGGCACTCACGGGAAAATTTTGATTATTGAAGACGACCCCGACATTCGGGAAGTGCTCCGGATCCAATTGGAGCAGGCCAATTACAAAGTGATCGACGCCGAAAACGGGGAAGAAGGCATCGATCTGATGAAGAAGGGATCCAACCTGTTGCAGGTAGGCCTGATCATTACCGATATTCGCATGCCTAAAATAAATGGGGTCGAGACCATCGAATACATCAAGGCGAACGCCCCGTCTATTCCGATCATGGTGATCACCGGATATCCGGATACGGATTTAGCGGTGGATTTACTTCAAAAGGGAGTCAAGGATTTTCTAGCGAAGCCGGTGGGAAAGGAAATCCTGTTGAACAAAGTGGCCAAGATTCTTTCTTCGCCGCAGGAATTCAAATACGCCTGA
- a CDS encoding helix-turn-helix domain-containing protein, translating into MNDTVTSSLAEEDYLKVFDIINSLTRCKSMHDLKQVLEIQLFPLIKVEMGGFVWSGRDFLSGGNPVQGLICSVGIEDQERDQACLLEVGPYHKQFMSLVTTTHRNVLAGDVDYPRETYKKEIREFLKDHPRFEGTRYAQSHVTIALLDRPEFNVGLGLCRIHPNEDPFTLREVRILELLHPGLISTAKTIALNTELKTWHALIEGLTNNRDPFVLVRKDGRVLFRNTAFRAIAPVEAGSLLPKMLRELVEQKIALDVPDQPPESSISPMTFYQYGDTVYRLNVTQLTPEEGNAEQVWLLRLQTADDPHTQLHHKLQTAELTPREVEVTILMGDGLDDADIAQRLFISPHTLKNHLKNIYRKLDVHSRTQLVARLRPPASSQEG; encoded by the coding sequence ATGAACGACACAGTGACTTCTTCCCTTGCAGAAGAGGATTATTTGAAAGTTTTCGATATCATCAATAGTTTGACACGGTGCAAATCCATGCACGATCTCAAACAGGTTCTTGAAATCCAGCTTTTTCCTTTAATCAAGGTAGAGATGGGCGGGTTCGTTTGGAGTGGCCGTGATTTTCTCAGCGGGGGAAACCCTGTTCAGGGATTGATCTGCTCTGTAGGTATTGAGGATCAGGAACGGGATCAAGCCTGCCTGCTGGAAGTTGGACCGTATCATAAACAATTTATGAGTCTTGTCACCACCACTCACCGGAATGTGCTTGCCGGCGATGTGGATTACCCGCGTGAGACCTATAAAAAAGAAATCCGGGAATTTTTAAAGGACCATCCGCGGTTTGAAGGAACCCGGTACGCCCAGTCACATGTCACCATTGCTCTGCTCGACAGGCCGGAATTTAACGTCGGCCTGGGGTTATGCCGGATCCATCCCAACGAAGACCCCTTTACCCTGCGCGAAGTGCGCATTCTGGAGTTGTTGCATCCCGGCCTGATCAGCACGGCGAAAACCATTGCTCTCAATACCGAACTCAAAACATGGCATGCTTTGATTGAGGGGTTAACGAATAACAGGGACCCATTTGTGCTGGTCCGCAAAGATGGCCGGGTGCTGTTCCGCAACACCGCGTTTCGCGCCATCGCGCCGGTGGAGGCAGGAAGCCTTCTGCCAAAAATGCTGCGGGAGCTGGTCGAACAGAAAATTGCGTTAGACGTTCCAGATCAGCCTCCGGAGTCTTCTATTTCTCCCATGACGTTTTATCAGTATGGTGACACGGTGTACCGTCTCAACGTGACGCAACTCACTCCTGAAGAAGGCAACGCGGAGCAGGTCTGGTTGTTGCGCCTGCAGACGGCGGACGATCCACATACCCAACTCCATCATAAATTGCAGACGGCCGAGCTCACCCCGCGCGAGGTGGAAGTCACCATCCTGATGGGCGACGGCCTGGACGACGCCGACATCGCCCAGCGCCTGTTCATCTCCCCCCACACGCTCAAGAACCATCTCAAGAATATCTACCGGAAACTGGACGTCCATTCGCGCACGCAACTGGTGGCGCGCCTGCGGCCCCCTGCCTCATCACAGGAGGGATAG